The genomic stretch TGTACTTTGATGTCATATTCTCCAACAAGATTATTGACGAACACGATGGaaacatatatgtatatatgttatATGTAGCTGTTCGATTTCGCGGACAAGTACCGGGGGCGGTACGACAGCAGCATCACGGTGGCGCGCAAGTACTACGCCTCGTCGAGCGGGTACGGCGACGAGCTGCTGTGGGCGGCGGCCTGGCTGCACGAGGCGACCGGCGAGTCGCGCTACCTGGACTACCTGGCCACCAACGCCGACGCGCTGGGCGGGACCGGCTGGTCCATCAACCAGTTCGGCTGGGACGTCAAGTACCCCGGCGTGCAGGTCCTGGCCGCCATGTTCCTCCTGCGGCGTGGCGGCAACGCCGGAGCGCACGCCGACGTGCTGCGGCGGTACAAGCAGAAGGCGGACCTGTTCGCGTGCTCCTGCCTCGGCAGGGGCGGCGCCAACAGCGTGCGGCGGACGCCCGGCGGGATGGTCTACCACCAGAGCTGGAACAACGTGCAGTTCGTGACCAGCGCCGCGTTCCTCCTCGCCGCCTACGCCGACCACCTCGCCGCGGCGGGGCAGGCCGCGCAGTGCCCGTCGGCCGGCGGGTCGTCCGCGCAGCCGTCGGAGCTCCTGGCCTTCGCTAGGTCCCAGGTGGACTACATCCTGGGCAGCAACCCGAGGGCGACGAGCTACATGGTCGGGTACGGCGCCACGTACCCGCGGCAGGCGCACCACCGCGGCGCCTCCATCGTCTCCGTCAAGGCCAACCCCTCGTTCGTCAGCTGCCAGGCCGGGTACAGCAGCTGGTACCACCGCCGGAGCGCCAACCCCAACCTGCTCGACGGCGCCACCGTCGGCGGGCCCGACGAGTACGACAACTTCGCCGACGAGAGGGATAACTACGAGCAGACGGAGGCCACCACCTACAACAACGCCCCGCTCATGGGCGTGCTCGCTCGGTTGGCCGCCGGTCACGGCGGCGGCCGGTTTGGTCACCACTCTGTCGCCGCCGATTTGCCTGCAGAAGCTTCTTCCTCCACGGCCATTAATCGGACCTCACTGCCATCTCCTACTCCGGGTAATCACTCAAAATTTTCTACTTCTTGATGCAGTAACTGCATGAACATACATGTCATCTGATTATACATCGCTGTTCTCAAGATTCTCTTGACGCGATGACTGATCCGAGCTTCGTTATGTGCATGCTGCAGCAGCTCCTGAGCACGCGTCGCCCATTGAGATCGAGCAGAACGCGACGGCGTCGTGGACGGAGCGGGGCAAGACGTACCACCGGTACGCGGTGACGGTGACCAACAGGTCGCTCATCAAGACCGTCCACGAGCTCCACATCGGCATCTCCAAGCTCTACGGCCAGGTGTGGGGCGTCGACAAGGCGCGGTACGGCTACGTGCTCCCGAGCGGGCTGCCGTCGCTGCCCGCCGGCAAGAGCGCCTCGTTCGTGTACGTCCAGGCCGCGCCGCCGGCCGACGTCTGGGTCACCGGCTACAAGCTCCTCTGATACGGCACCCGAAGTAGCGAGTGGCCCTTTGTGTGTGTGTTTATTATGTGGAAGGAGTGAAATGGAGGTTTACAAAAAAAGGGGGCAACGAGTGATGGGGCTAGTAACGATCTCGGTCATCCTCATTGTCCATTAATATAGAAGTTAAGCATTCAGCAGCTATAGTGTGTTGCTTGTTTAGTTGTGTGGTGATTGGAATTGGAATAGTAAGATGAATTGTATGCTACAATACAACATaatggaatttgagttctaaAAAAACTGGACCGTCTTGTTCATTTAGCTCATAAGCCATGACAGAAAATATTGAtgactgatttgttatgagagaaaatcATTGTTGGATGGCTGAtaaattcggctgataagctcaagcgaataggCTAACCCAAGAAGTTTTTTTCAGTGGCTAAGTTTGTACTATTTGCATACTGGTGGGAATTTTGTTCACTTGAAGTCACAGTCACTGATTGGTTTACCAAGATTTCTATTCTCGATCAGCGCTTTCCAAAATTGCCACTCTCTATCAGCACGACTCGCTTTCCAAATCCAACGGTTCATCGAGTTTGAAAGGATATCTTCGTCGATGGCCTGATGCTCCAAGTTTGCGCATTAAGACTGTCTCCAACAGCTCATGCAAAGGGAGACCTAAACCTAAAATAGGTAGTGCACAGTGTAAATAGGTGATGAAAACTGGCTCTAACAGACAGGGACGAAGCcagaaaaaaaatttaggaggggCTGAACAAAAGTTATATATCAACTTAGCTCTACTATTACTCTTCGTAAATATAGATTAACGatgaaattcacaaaatatatctaaaaaataaagtGTTCAGTCCACCCTACCTTATAAATttgtgtctaaaattagaagaATAGCACTAAAAATTCCACTGGGCCAGCAGCGGTAGGAGGGGCTGGAGCCCCCCTAGCCCCCCTGCTGGCTTCGTCGCTGCCAACAGAAGACTCAAAGCAAGTAGTCATTTTGGGTGGAGGCCAACAACAACGCAAATTTGCATCGTCTTTCTGCAAGACGCAAAGTCTTCGACGCCCGTAGTGGTGGGGTCGAGGTGGAGCAGTGGTGGGTGCAAGGTGGGAACACAGCGGGAGCTCACCGGTGACAGAGCCTGAAGACGACGGTGAGGCGGGACTGACGACAGCGAGGCAGCAAGGGAGGCGCCGCCGCCATGGGAGCACCTCCGGAGCCGCACGGCTTGGCTGCCTCGTCGGGAAGGAAGGAGGCCACGCAGGGGAGGAAGCTCGCCGACGAGGAGGGGGGGCAACAAAGACGGCGAGGTGGGGAGGGAGGCGAGCGGCGCCATGGGAGCACCTCTGGAGCCGCCGGCTTGGCTGCCTCCCCGGATCTGGGCTGGGAGGAAACGcttgagggagggagggaggggagggaggGAAGAAGAGAGGAGGCCGTGCAGGGGAGGGCGCTCACCGGCAAGGGAGCCGACGACGACGGTGATGTGGGCCCAAGACAACAACGGGGGCGAGACGGAGTTCACCAGGAAGCTGGGGTCGTTGTTGGAGAAGCACGGTTTTAGGTCTGTGACCCATCTGGTGCAGGGAACCCAAATCGTAGAATGGGTCACCGATTTAGCTATCGGTTGTTGGAGACAGCCTTATAGAGGCTCCAGTCCTACCTGAGCCTTAGTTATACTTTTTAAGGGCTCAGAGGCAACAAAATAAAAGTGCACTCTAACGGGACTCTGAGAACCCTTAGGCCTTAGATCCTCCTCTCAACTCGGGTTCTAGACCAAACTGATAAACCCACTCGTGCGCTGCTTACTCGCCCGGGCACGCTGCCTCCCCTGCCGCCGCTAGATCCAACCTCCTCGCCAGCTTGAAGCCGTAGCACGACATCTTCCTCTCGTAGCGCGGCCACCAAAGAAGTGTTGCGGCCTCCTCTCCTCGTCGCGTGACCGTTAGAGAAGAAGCTGTGAAGTCATTGCTGAAGTTGCTTTTATCTTCGAACTTGACTTAGGGTGTCATTCATGTCCTGAAACTTAAAAAGTCCTAATCACATAACGTGAGGTCTAAATCACAAGTTTAACTTCTAAAGTCCCAAATTGTATAATGTGAGTCCAAATAACAATAAGTCTGTATTCCTAATCGTATAATGTGAGGTCCAAATCACAATAACTTGAGGATGCCATCGAGGTCCCAAACTTGTAAACTGGACATGAAAGCTCCTAAACTTACTAATCGTATGACATGAGGTCTAAATCAATATTAATCTGCCCGCACCACTAAGatagaaaaatatatttaaatCAAACTCATATATTCTCCTATACATCATACTTAAATATGATTTAAATCAAATACCATCAAATGAAATATAGAAAAATAGGACCTTGGCACATTCAGATAAGATATGTATTGCTCAGTACAGCTTTGTTAAGATGCCGACAGATGTTTATACTTTTGTTTCATACAGCAACACAATAATGGCCTTTCACTCGTACACAAACTTAACACGATGAGAGCTCTCAACTGAACCAATGCTATGCTGGTCTTTCACTCGTACACAAACATAACAACGATAAGAGCTCCCAACTGAACCAATgctctcccatacaaggagcgGAGACATGTAAGTTGTACACAGCGGTACCATCACTTCATGTACCTCTGAAGAAATTTACGGTGGAAATCACTCCTGATGGTATCATTGATGAACCGTTTCGGTGtcttggtctctccacgtgcttggttcttgaaaaCCACATCATCGTCCCACCTTCTCTTAACACTGAAGGAGCCAGGATTGTTGATATTAATCAAAGGGTTTCCCCGCATCAGTTCAGCCTCCTTCATCTTGGCCTCCTCTTCTGCTTGTTGCCGCTCCTGAATGGAACAATTCTTGTTATGTTCCATAATCCAATGTACAAAAACATAAAATCATGACACAACGACAAAGATGCAAAGATAACAAACCTTTCTAAGCTTCTCCTCAGCTCTTTCTTTCTTAATCCTCTCAAGCTCTGCCATTAGAGCTTcagtgtcgtcgtcgtcgtcatcatcttcatcactgaACACAATTTGGCATTCAATGTGTAAGAGCAACCAAGCATAGTGAAGTGGTAAACTGAAATAAGATATTTGCCTAAACAATGTCAAGAAAGATGTTGCCTTATCTTCTGTGCAAATTTGAAGTGAAGGCGGCCTtatcaaagcaaactaagcgtGCCACTATGCTAGGCAATGCGCAATAATGTATAACAGCCACTACTCCAGAAGTGAGTATGTAAGACATAATCAGCCATACCTTAGTGTACCTGGTAGAGGGACATGTAGTTGTATATATACTACCTCAAATGCAATGAAAAAGGGCAGTTCAGTTGCCACATTCAGAGTttcagagagacagagagagagtgtgtgtgtgcTGTGTTCACCTCTTGTTCTACCTCTAGCCATAGTGAGTGTGTGGGTGTGCTGGTAAGCAAGCTGCTTATCTGTGCAGGGGGGCAACAGAGAGCCTTGTGGGTATACGAACCACTACCCCAGAATTGAGTAGCCTTGTGGCTATCGAAATTTTTATTGAAGGTGACAcaggaaaaaaaattgaaaccaTTCTCGAAAATAGTTAATGCAGTTGCAAGTCAAGTTCATCCTGCTAACAAAAGAATAATCCTAGCAGCATTTCAGAAAAGGGTTCATAAAATACTCATCACTGAGAAGGACAATGGTACAGacctctcatcatcacttttagGCTCCACATCAGAGTCATCTGCATCGATTTCTCGTGGAACTATCTTATCCTCTGCCTCTCTCTTTGAACCTatgagttacaacaagaaaggaaTCAGTCACCACTAAGCCACAACATAAACAGATATTGATGCTGTGTTCGTTCCACCAACCTTCTAAGAGTAGCTGGCTTGAGCTTTTCCGCCGGTCTCTTTCTTCTGCAGGCAAGAAGATACACATTGTTACTGATTGTACATACCAGTCAGAAACTTATCCTGAAGGGAGAAAACAAAAGAGCGAGACAGAAAAAGTAGGTGTACCAGAATAGGACTTATCCTTGGAAGAGTAGTGCTTGCGCTCGCGTTCCTCAAGTTCCTCCCTGAGGTTCCTCTTCTGTAACTCCTCTTGGGTCTGTTGACCATCTTTTCTGTATAAATGGGCAAAAATAGTGAGTTATGAAGGGACAAACCTCAGCCTGACATATTCACAGCCAGCGTAAATATATATCTTAACCATGTCTGAGAGGGCTAGTTGTGATTCCCAGATACTAACAGGGAGCATATACATCTTTCTAAGCAATAAGTTGGTGATGCTGGAATTGTCTTTGCCTTAATGAAGCAAAGGCAAAGATTAAGATTCGTAAATGACTACAGTTGACATCGACACAATCATCACCTCTCCAAAGTAAAAAAAACAATAATACATTATACAACAGACATGTAACCAAAATGgcaaaatctatattttatgccTTGTTTTCCTATACAATATAGAATCTCAAGTTACTTGCTGGATATTGGGAAATCTTCAACCTTGCATAAGAAACTCACTGGCCCTTTTCGATTTGCATATGTAATCCAAATTACATACATGGTGGCAGTCATACAATCGTTGGAGGAGGAGCAAAAGTAAGCACTGTATAGTTCTCCTATGACACCATACCAATTCAGTGTAGTAAAACATGCATGCCTTACCAGAATCTTTAAAAATGAACAGCTATCTACATGTAACGGAATATTAAAAGAGGTTGTTGAAGAAAATAATGAACACTTCTTCAGGTCCCTtgaccaaatcaagcataaagaGAGTGTGAATTAAATTTGTGCACCTCATGAATGCAAAAAATAGATAAGTCTTAGAAATGCCCGATGCACCACACTATATCCACCTTTCCTAAATACCAACTAGGAACTGCATATCCTGCATCTTGCCAGCTAACTATGAATCCTGTTATCAAGTCAGGATCCTTAAAATGATTTGCTTTGCGTTTGTCAAGGGCTAATTAGGCAAATGGATCTGACAATATAACATGTTTACATGGATTAGGATTAAGGAAATTTCTGTCAGGTTCTATTTCTCAAAAATTCTTCAATCACTTCATTTTTCGGACTACAATC from Sorghum bicolor cultivar BTx623 chromosome 3, Sorghum_bicolor_NCBIv3, whole genome shotgun sequence encodes the following:
- the LOC8081389 gene encoding endoglucanase 2 isoform X2; translated protein: MARGGGRGGGGSRGAVVDSMAVVLIGLAMALAAATTQVASAAGHDYRQALSKSILYFEAQRSGRLPGSQRVSWRADSGLRDGKANGVDLVGGYYDAGDNVKFGLPMAFTVTMMSWSVLEYGKQMAAAGELGHAVEAIKWGTDYLVKAHPEPNVLYGEVGDGDSDHDCWMRPEDMTTSRQAYRLDPQNPGSELAGETAAAMAAASLVFRSSNPGYGNTLLQHSKQLFDFADKYRGRYDSSITVARKYYASSSGYGDELLWAAAWLHEATGESRYLDYLATNADALGGTGWSINQFGWDVKYPGVQVLAAMFLLRRGGNAGAHADVLRRYKQKADLFACSCLGRGGANSVRRTPGGMVYHQSWNNVQFVTSAAFLLAAYADHLAAAGQAAQCPSAGGSSAQPSELLAFARSQVDYILGSNPRATSYMVGYGATYPRQAHHRGASIVSVKANPSFVSCQAGYSSWYHRRSANPNLLDGATVGGPDEYDNFADERDNYEQTEATTYNNAPLMGVLARLAAGHGGGRFGHHSVAADLPAEASSSTAINRTSLPSPTPAPEHASPIEIEQNATASWTERGKTYHRYAVTVTNRSLIKTVHELHIGISKLYGQVWGVDKARYGYVLPSGLPSLPAGKSASFVYVQAAPPADVWVTGYKLL
- the LOC8079498 gene encoding protein CWC15 homolog, with translation MTTAARPTWAPAKGGNEQGGTRIFGPSQKYSSRDLAAHTSLKPRKDGQQTQEELQKRNLREELEERERKHYSSKDKSYSEERDRRKSSSQLLLEGSKREAEDKIVPREIDADDSDVEPKSDDESDEDDDDDDDTEALMAELERIKKERAEEKLRKERQQAEEEAKMKEAELMRGNPLININNPGSFSVKRRWDDDVVFKNQARGETKTPKRFINDTIRSDFHRKFLQRYMK
- the LOC8081389 gene encoding endoglucanase 2 isoform X1; this translates as MARGGGRGGGGSRGAVVDSMAVVLIGLAMALAAATTQVASAAGHDYRQALSKSILYFEAQRSGRLPGSQRVSWRADSGLRDGKANGVDLVGGYYDAGDNVKFGLPMAFTVTMMSWSVLEYGKQMAAAGELGHAVEAIKWGTDYLVKAHPEPNVLYGEVGDGDSDHDCWMRPEDMTTSRQAYRLDPQNPGSELAGETAAAMAAASLVFRSSNPGYGNTLLQHSKQLFDFADKYRGRYDSSITVARKYYASSSGYGDELLWAAAWLHEATGESRYLDYLATNADALGGTGWSINQFGWDVKYPGVQVLAAMFLLRRGGNAGAHADVLRRYKQKADLFACSCLGRGGANSVRRTPGGMVYHQSWNNVQFVTSAAFLLAAYADHLAAAGQAAQCPSAGGSSAQPSELLAFARSQVDYILGSNPRATSYMVGYGATYPRQAHHRGASIVSVKANPSFVSCQAGYSSWYHRRSANPNLLDGATVGGPDEYDNFADERDNYEQTEATTYNNAPLMGVLARLAAGHGGGRFGHHSVAADLPAEASSSTAINRTSLPSPTPAAPEHASPIEIEQNATASWTERGKTYHRYAVTVTNRSLIKTVHELHIGISKLYGQVWGVDKARYGYVLPSGLPSLPAGKSASFVYVQAAPPADVWVTGYKLL